The Sylvia atricapilla isolate bSylAtr1 chromosome 3, bSylAtr1.pri, whole genome shotgun sequence genome has a window encoding:
- the TTC32 gene encoding tetratricopeptide repeat protein 32, whose amino-acid sequence MAGEAAELLAAARAELRARRLSAAEELFSRFIARSPAGARSDLATALNDRGQVRYLRVEFAAAVRDFTAAIECQPGFEVPYYNRGLVRYRLGDFDEAMKDFRKVLELNPQFEDAALSLKQAVLDKEEKQKRGY is encoded by the exons ATGGCGGGGGAGGCGGCGGAGCTGctggcggcggcgcgggcggagCTGCGGGCGCGGCGGCTCTCGGCGGCCGAGGAGCTCTTCAGCCGCTTCATcgcccgcagccccgcggg TGCCCGCAGCGACCTCGCCACGGCGCTCAACGACCGCGGCCAGGTGCGGTACCTGCGCGTGGAGTTCGCCGCCGCCGTGCGGGACTTCACGGCCGCCATCGAGTGCCAGCCCGGCTTCGAGGTGCCCTACTACAACCGCGGGCTGGTGCGCTACCGCCTGG GAGACTTTGATGAGGCCATGAAAGATTTCAGGAAAGTATTAGAGTTAAACCCCCAGTTTGAAGATGCTGCATTGAGTCTAAAACAGGCTGTTCTtgataaagaggaaaaacagaagcGGGGTTATTGA